A stretch of the Streptomyces sp. NBC_01428 genome encodes the following:
- a CDS encoding S41 family peptidase: MSDEHENATTDEHSPGYLRFPHLSGDRLCFVTEDDLWVAPLDGRGRAWRLTVDRTKVGHPRFSPDGRTIAYTSWRSLVPEIHLAPVDGGPGRRLTYWGSPDTQVCGWSPDGDILAVASHGQPFSYFTWAHSVPTDGDPGGKLPWGPVSDIAVADIDGERRTLLLTGTPPHEPAVWKRYRGGAMGRIWLHGRQLVADIGGHLACPMFVGGRIAFLSDHEGVGNLYSCAHDGSDLRRHTDHDAFYARHAASDGTRVVYQCAGDLWIVDDLSPASVPRRLDVRLGGPRAGRRPYQVPAAQHVDSISVDETGRASAVVVRGSLYWLTHRDGPARTIADTPGVRVRLPEMLGSGGQVAYVTDARGEDAVEIAYLPRATGDRAPRRLASGDLGRVLELVADPQGERLAVASNDGRLLLLDATEESTGEVTELIRSINGPVTDLAFSPDGAWLTWSHPGIGRSLRQIKMARIKDRLVVDVTNGRFEDENPVFTRDGRYLAFLSWRGFDPVYDVHTGDLSFPLGCRPYLVPLSSATPSPFALNPDGRPVAGGLDPVEEESDDGTAATVELEGLESRVTPFPVTASKYSALYPVAGGGLVWLRWPISGALGETFANPDDTTGRPTLEFFNITKAKKSELVDHLDWFAVSGDGSRLVVVDEGDLRAVPSTESGDSDSTVWIDLRRILHEVDPPAEWRQAYDEAGRITRAYFWDPDMCGIDWDAVLAQYRPLVERVASPDEFADLLREVLGELGTSHAYVSAARRNEGPAHYQRRQGLLGANLVCRDGNWMLKRILPGDSSDSKARSPLAGTGIRAGAVLTHVDGRPVDPVTGPYPLLAGAGGTTVELTFRPAETEGEGAGRSRRVAVVPLIDERPLRYQDWVAKRRQVVRELSGGHCGYLHIPDLGGSGWAQFNRDLRLEVSRPALIIDVRGNAGGHISELVVEKLTRTILGWDLTRNAQPVSYASNAPRGPIVALADEATSSDGDMITAAFKLLKLGPVVGQRTWGGVVGMTGRHQLGDGSVITVPMNAAWFDAYGWSVENHGVAPDLEILRTPLDWAEGRHAQLDDAIQLSLDLLRSRPAASPPDYSNVPDRTRPKLPPRPE; encoded by the coding sequence GTGAGCGACGAGCACGAGAACGCGACCACGGACGAGCACTCCCCCGGCTACCTGCGCTTCCCGCACCTGAGCGGCGACCGGCTCTGCTTCGTCACCGAGGACGACCTGTGGGTCGCCCCGCTCGACGGCCGCGGGCGCGCCTGGCGGCTCACCGTCGACCGCACCAAGGTGGGCCACCCCCGCTTCTCGCCGGACGGCCGGACCATCGCCTACACGAGCTGGCGCAGCCTCGTCCCGGAGATCCACCTGGCACCGGTCGACGGCGGCCCCGGCCGCCGGCTCACCTACTGGGGCAGCCCGGACACCCAGGTCTGCGGCTGGTCCCCCGACGGCGACATCCTCGCCGTCGCCTCGCACGGACAGCCCTTCTCGTACTTCACCTGGGCCCACAGCGTCCCCACCGACGGCGACCCCGGGGGCAAACTGCCCTGGGGGCCCGTCTCGGACATCGCCGTCGCCGACATCGACGGCGAGCGCAGGACCCTGCTGCTCACCGGCACGCCCCCGCACGAACCCGCCGTCTGGAAGCGCTACCGGGGCGGCGCCATGGGCCGCATCTGGCTGCACGGCCGGCAACTCGTCGCCGACATCGGAGGCCACCTCGCCTGCCCGATGTTCGTCGGCGGACGGATCGCCTTCCTCTCCGACCACGAGGGCGTCGGCAACCTCTACTCCTGCGCCCACGACGGCTCCGACCTGCGCCGGCACACCGACCACGACGCCTTCTACGCCCGGCACGCCGCGTCCGACGGCACCCGCGTCGTCTACCAGTGCGCCGGCGACCTGTGGATCGTCGACGACCTCTCCCCCGCCTCGGTCCCGCGCCGCCTCGACGTCCGGCTCGGCGGCCCGCGCGCGGGCCGGCGCCCGTACCAGGTGCCGGCCGCCCAGCACGTGGACAGCATCTCCGTCGACGAGACAGGCCGGGCCAGCGCCGTCGTCGTCCGCGGCAGCCTGTACTGGCTCACCCACCGCGACGGCCCCGCCCGCACCATCGCGGACACCCCCGGCGTCCGCGTCCGGCTCCCGGAGATGCTCGGCTCGGGCGGCCAGGTCGCCTACGTCACCGACGCGCGGGGCGAGGACGCCGTCGAGATCGCCTACCTGCCCCGCGCGACCGGCGACCGCGCACCGCGCCGCCTCGCCTCGGGCGACCTCGGCCGCGTCCTGGAACTCGTCGCGGACCCGCAGGGCGAACGCCTCGCCGTCGCCTCGAACGACGGGCGGCTGCTCCTGCTGGACGCGACGGAGGAGTCCACCGGTGAGGTGACCGAGCTGATCCGGTCCATCAACGGCCCGGTCACCGACCTCGCGTTCTCCCCGGACGGCGCCTGGCTGACCTGGTCGCACCCCGGGATCGGCCGCTCCCTGCGGCAGATCAAGATGGCCCGCATCAAGGACCGCCTGGTCGTCGACGTCACCAACGGCCGCTTCGAGGACGAGAACCCCGTGTTCACCCGGGACGGCCGCTACCTCGCCTTCCTGTCCTGGCGCGGCTTCGACCCCGTCTACGACGTGCACACCGGCGACCTGTCCTTCCCGCTCGGCTGCCGCCCCTACCTCGTCCCCCTGTCCTCCGCCACGCCCTCCCCCTTCGCCCTGAACCCGGACGGGCGGCCGGTCGCCGGAGGCCTCGACCCGGTCGAGGAGGAGTCGGACGACGGTACGGCGGCGACCGTCGAACTCGAAGGGCTGGAGAGCCGGGTGACCCCCTTCCCGGTCACCGCCTCCAAGTACTCGGCGCTGTACCCGGTCGCGGGCGGCGGCCTGGTCTGGCTGCGCTGGCCGATCTCCGGCGCGCTCGGCGAGACCTTCGCCAACCCGGACGACACGACCGGCCGCCCCACCCTGGAGTTCTTCAACATCACCAAGGCCAAGAAGTCCGAACTCGTCGACCACCTCGACTGGTTCGCGGTCAGCGGCGACGGCTCCCGGCTCGTCGTCGTCGACGAGGGCGACCTGCGCGCCGTCCCCTCCACCGAGTCCGGCGACAGCGACTCCACGGTCTGGATCGACCTGCGCCGCATCCTCCACGAGGTCGACCCGCCCGCCGAGTGGCGCCAGGCCTACGACGAGGCCGGCCGGATCACCCGCGCCTACTTCTGGGACCCGGACATGTGCGGCATCGACTGGGACGCGGTCCTCGCGCAGTACCGCCCGCTGGTCGAACGGGTCGCCTCCCCCGACGAGTTCGCCGACCTGCTGCGCGAGGTCCTCGGCGAACTGGGCACCTCGCACGCCTACGTCAGCGCCGCCCGCCGCAACGAGGGCCCCGCCCACTACCAGCGCCGGCAGGGCCTGCTGGGCGCCAACCTCGTGTGCCGCGACGGGAACTGGATGCTCAAGAGGATCCTGCCCGGCGACTCCTCCGACTCCAAGGCGCGCTCCCCGCTGGCGGGCACCGGCATCCGCGCGGGCGCCGTCCTCACCCATGTCGACGGTCGCCCGGTGGACCCGGTCACCGGCCCCTACCCCCTGCTCGCGGGCGCGGGCGGCACCACGGTGGAACTGACCTTCCGGCCCGCCGAGACCGAGGGCGAGGGCGCGGGCCGTTCCCGCCGGGTCGCGGTGGTCCCGCTGATCGACGAACGGCCGCTGCGCTACCAGGACTGGGTGGCCAAACGCCGCCAGGTGGTCCGGGAGCTGAGCGGCGGCCACTGCGGCTATCTGCACATCCCGGACCTGGGCGGCTCGGGCTGGGCCCAGTTCAACCGCGACCTGCGGCTCGAGGTCTCCCGCCCGGCCCTCATCATCGACGTACGCGGCAACGCGGGCGGTCACATCAGCGAGCTGGTCGTCGAGAAACTGACCCGCACCATCCTCGGCTGGGACCTCACCCGCAACGCCCAGCCCGTCTCGTACGCCTCCAACGCCCCCCGCGGCCCGATCGTGGCCCTCGCCGACGAGGCGACCTCCTCCGACGGCGACATGATCACCGCCGCGTTCAAACTGCTGAAGCTCGGCCCCGTGGTGGGGCAGCGCACCTGGGGCGGGGTCGTCGGTATGACCGGCCGCCATCAGCTCGGCGACGGCAGCGTCATCACGGTGCCGATGAACGCGGCCTGGTTCGACGCCTACGGCTGGTCCGTCGAGAACCACGGCGTCGCCCCCGACCTGGAGATCCTGCGGACCCCGCTCGACTGGGCGGAGGGCCGCCACGCCCAGCTCGACGACGCCATCCAGCTCTCCCTGGACCTGCTGCGCAGCCGGCCGGCCGCGTCCCCTCCGGACTACTCCAATGTCCCGGACAGAACCCGCCCGAAACTCCCCCCGCGCCCGGAGTGA
- a CDS encoding TetR/AcrR family transcriptional regulator: MTEAATVRRSRITPEREAELYTAVLDLLREVGYDALTMDAVATRTRASKATLYRQWGGKAELVVKALRHHKPLKFSDMDTGSLRGDFLALAARQDDCQMEQDSALMRGLAMAAHGNPDLLKAFREWLVEPEMEELRLVLQRGVDRGEIRADNPAMQFVMHMLIGGFAARTMIDELPPTQAFLHSYIDAVVLPALGA, translated from the coding sequence ATGACTGAGGCCGCAACGGTGCGTCGCAGTCGGATCACGCCCGAGCGCGAGGCCGAGCTGTACACGGCCGTGCTCGACCTGCTTCGGGAAGTCGGCTACGACGCCCTCACGATGGACGCCGTCGCCACCCGTACCCGTGCCAGCAAGGCCACGCTCTACCGCCAGTGGGGCGGCAAGGCCGAGCTCGTCGTGAAAGCGCTGCGGCACCACAAGCCGCTGAAGTTCTCCGACATGGACACGGGAAGCCTGCGGGGCGACTTCCTGGCACTCGCCGCCCGGCAGGACGACTGCCAGATGGAGCAGGACTCCGCGCTGATGCGGGGCCTGGCCATGGCGGCGCACGGGAACCCGGATCTGCTGAAGGCGTTCCGGGAATGGCTGGTCGAGCCGGAGATGGAAGAGCTGCGCCTGGTGCTCCAGCGCGGTGTCGACCGAGGTGAGATCCGTGCGGACAACCCCGCGATGCAGTTCGTGATGCACATGCTGATCGGCGGCTTCGCGGCGCGCACCATGATCGACGAACTCCCGCCGACCCAGGCCTTCCTGCATTCGTACATCGACGCCGTGGTTCTCCCCGCTCTCGGCGCCTGA